In Esox lucius isolate fEsoLuc1 chromosome 3, fEsoLuc1.pri, whole genome shotgun sequence, the sequence atgacaataaagttgaatctaatctatgCTACTCTTATATGATCAACAAATCCATTCCAACTAACCTTGTCCACTATAGGTGAAGACACAGGTGATGTCTTTGAGGGAGCAGTAGAACTGGCCTTTCTCTGGTTCTTGTACATCCTCCTCAGGCAACTGGAACTTCTGCTGCAGAAAAAATTGCTTCACCTTTCCTGTGGACTGACTCGGATCTATACAGAGGAGAAAAAACATTGAGAGGAAgagaatgcagcatgttatcagaaaatattgacagacaatttgcattcttctgcatgaaagctgcacattTGACGCTCtttgactttccagcacgacaatgaccctaagcacaaaggtgaaggttctggagtggccatcacagtctcctgaccttaatatcattgagccattCTAGGGTGAtttcaaatgtgcggttcatgcaagacaaccaaagactttgtatgacctggaggcattttgccaagacgaatgggcagctataccacctgcaagaattcagggcctcataaacaactattacaaaagactgcacattgtcattgatgctaaagggggcaatacacagtattaagaactaagggtatgcagattttttaacaggggtcatttaaaatgttttctttgttgccatgttttgttttatggctgcgccattctgttatgagctacagttgaatgtgaatcccataagaaataaaatacatgactTTTGCCTGCTtacttgttttctttacaaatggtacatatattaccaattctccaagggtttgcactcttttgagcacaactgtagtgtAGAGTAAAAAGTTATTAATTAGTCATTTTTAAACTGGACCACATGCGGTTGAGCATGTTTGAGAATGTTTCTACTTTGATACAGTTCATTTGATTGGCAGATCCATTCATTGAAGAAATGAAAAACTGACCAGTGCCAGGCTGGCAGATCTCGCCCGCTGTGCCCAGACTGTGGTAGGACCCGCGGATAGCATCTTTCTTAGTGCTGTAACAGGTCTGGTTTCGGAAGATGTAATGCTCTAGTTGGACCTCCACCTTCCAGTCAAACAACTGCTCCAAACACACTtcctcacacaccacacaaggTGGTTGTAGACCCAACAACCCCAGACAGCTCCTGATAGCTGAAGTACAGAGAAATACACAGAGACGTGTGGAAaaccacacataaacacaaatgaaaGCTTGTTAAAGGTACTAATTAAAGAGAGTCTTCAATGACACTTTCTGAACGAGTAGAATCCCACCTTCCGCCCCCCCCCCTGCAGATCTCTTCGGAGGAGGTGGGCCAGGATCTTCAGCCGTTGTCTCCTTGTCAACAGCAACACTGACTGACAACTCGTCAGCCTGTTGAGTGGAGCCAGGCGTTTCCCCTGTCACCGGACCTGCAGCTGTGGGGACAGAAAGCAGGAGaacgagtgagagagagagagagagaatgcatTGTGCAGTATTCTGAATGCTTTATTGTCATATGAATAGGTTAAGGAACAAGActacatctgtgtttagattctctcagGAGGTCACGTTCACACACTCAGGAGGTCAGGTTCACACTCTCAGGAGGTCAGGTTCACACTCTCAGGAGGTCAGGTTCACACTCTCAGGAGGTCAGGTTCACACTCTCAGGAGGTCAGGTTCACACTCTCAGGAGGTCAGGTTCACACTCTCTGGAGGTCAGGTTCACACTCTCTGGAGGTCAGGTTCACACTCTCTGGAGGTCAGGTTCACACTCTCTGGAGGTCAGGTTCACACTCTCTGGAGGTCACGTTCACACTCTCTGGAGGTCACGTTCACACTCTCAGGAGGTCACGTTCACACTCTCAGGAGGTCACGTCCACACACCCAGGAGGTCACGTTCACACTCACAGGAGGTCACGTTCACACTCTCAGGAGGTCACGTTCACACTCTCAGGAGGTCACGTTCACACTCTCAGGAGGTCCCGTTCACACTCTCAGGTAACGTTCTGTCTAAGCTTGTGACATGATTAGCCATTGGGCTTGAGCTTGATATTGGCCTCTGTGTTTTAGAATGAATGCATTGTTTTAGGAAGACATCTATCTTTTATATATCAGTGAGAACAACAATTTATtgatgtgatgataaatgggACATTCATGAAGACAACTATGCTGGAAACTATACCgaatttatttataatatcaaATAATTGTCCCCTATAATAAAACTGGTGAGGGAACTGTGGTTCAGTCCTTCTGTACGCAACACGTCAGACATCAATGGTAAgattttgatgacattttgtTCTTGCCATAGAGATCCATGATTACTCCAAAAATAACTCAAAAACATTTGCAAGATCACAGCCCTAATGTGGCACAATTGTAGACAGATGTTGGAATCAGAGTGATGAAACCAGGCTTACATGCTCACAGATATGGGTCTTGCCAACATAGGTGCCAGAAACCACGGGTATGGTTGACTAAACTAGGGAGAATGGTGATCGTTTCATGACCGTTTCATAGAGATCCAGCATTTACAAATCCAAACTGATTGGCCTAACTTATCAGGTTAAAATGTCCCAGGGGCCAGACTAACCTGCTCCCCTGCtgatctttttattttctgttttgtactcTGGCTTGCTGCCTCCTCCATGCTTGACAAGCAGTTCCTGGAGTCTCCCCTTGTAGTTCTGGCTCGCTCCACTGGTGTCCTGACCCACAACCCCACTCAGGACCCCGTCCAGATGCTTCAGGGCCTCCCTGGCTGCCCATTGCTCTGCCTGCTGCTTTTTGGAGGCTGGTTCTGAACATGAGATtgacacagagtgagagaggtgaGTGTGAGACATGACTACTTTTGCCATTGCAATGAGTTTGGCATAAACAGTAACCTTGGCTGTGGAAAGTGAGATTTCCTACGATTCCCAGAGTACATCTGTGCTTTCCATCCATTGTTGTCACACAATCCTCTATCGGGGGGACAGACTGTACCCATCTGAAAAACTCCAACACACTCTGCTTCTCACCACCTGGAGGACAGTCACAGCAACATACAGAAACCAATAAAATAGGACGATGTCGCAGTCAACTAAGATCAGACTGAATGAAGCCGCCCCCCACATCCAAGTTGTGTGTCGCATACCTGCTTTATGTGGAGGATCCAGGGCCAGGGCCTGGAGCAGACTGCAGTAGGCTGCCTGGAGGGCCCCCTCCGGAGTGGAGGCCTCCTGCGGGACCAGGTCCTTCTGGACACGTACCGCCACAGAGGAAAAGAACCCCCCGCCGTCTGATGAGGACAGATAGAAGAACCTTGGATTCTGTCACGCCGTTCCGTTTTCATTAACTTCACCTGCCTGATTCTAAGCCAGGTGACTCGGAATGGGATGGTGTTCACCTGAGGAAACGACGCGCTCCTCTAGGATGGTGGGCGCGGCTCGGCGGTGGTCGGACTCGGAGGCACCTTCCTCCTGGGTCTCCATGGCAACCGTGATGTTTTTTGGTACCACTGCGCCCTCAACAGCCACGGCGTTCATGCTGACAGTGGTATCCATCAGGTCCGTAGTAACCAAGGTGTCCATGGGTGACACTGGTACCACCTCACTCTCAGGGGGATTCAAGCTGACCTCTGACCACAATCCTTTCCCTGTaacctcccccatccctcctcctTTTCTGTCAGTAATGTCATAAACAGGCATGTCCAGGCGTGGGGTCTGGGCCTCTAGCAGCTCCTTCAGGGCACTTACGTAGTTCTCTCCCACCACTTCCTTGTCCCCGAGGACACCGGATAGCCGCTGGAGGGCCACTTTAGCAGCCTGCTTCTGTGCCTGTTTCTTTTTGCTGGAACCCTCTGGAATAGACCAGACACAGCCGTATTTCAAACATGAtcaaatactgtacatatctGAAAGGCCAGTTAATCAGGGCGTAGAGGTCACAGTGATATGCCAGGTAACCAGAATGGACTGATGGAGCTCAAATCGTTTTGAGACTTTCCCAGAGCTGAGTTACAAGATGAGCCCTAAAATCAAACCCTGTGGACCACccatatactgtacacagcCAGAGCAATGGACAAGAGACCCTCATATTTGATGCACTGTTATCCTGAGAGTCCTCTATGAAGCTAATGTTGTGTCAAAGGCTTTaatcaaatcaataaaaacagcaaTCCAAGCAGAGCAAGATTGAGATAGGCCAATGATAGGCAGGGTCAAGCTTGATGTCCTCAATGAAAAGAGGAGCTTGCTGAAGGAGTGTTCCACAACTTCCACCAGCAGcaaactgacattttaaaatcctGCCATAAAAATAACTATATGTAACTATATTATATGTTGatataaatgtgcaatgcatcctgaaacatttaaatgtggCGTAGCCATGAGGCTTTCTACTGCATGTGGCCTTACCTGACACATAGAAGGTGACTGGTCCAGTGAATTGGAGGGTGCAGAGGTAGCCCCCCCCCTCTGAATCAAAAGTAACAGTCTCCTCTGGGGGCTGGACATCCCGTGTGTCACAGTGCTTCAGGACTGCCGCCTTAGAGAAGGAATCTGAGGTACAAGAAACGTGTTTTGAAGACAACAACCATTTCGTTGGTTGTGTGGAAAAGAACAGTTAAGATACTTGGAGTACTGTACTCAGTACTCCAAGTATCAGTAATCAGTACTAAACCTGATTTTGGTAGATCCAAAAGAAGAGCTAGTTTCTTGTACGCAGACTCCACAGCCTCTGTCTCCCCAGAATGCCCCTCTCCAGAGGTGATGTCAGTTTTGAGTACCACAGTGACACTACCAAAGAAGGTAGGGCCTAAAGACAAAGTTACATAAGATAAACGAATCAGACACTAAAACtgacaaaattatttgttgTGTGAAAAACAAAGCATGCTATCATGATATACAATATTTTAACAGATACTATCAAATATAAGACCTGTGCATGAGACGCTTTGTGGTTGGTCCGTCTGGCTACTGGAtgcctctccctcctctgtgtCATTGGCTAGCTCACTCCGGTTGGCACTATCCTTGGGGAGCTGGCTCAGGGCCAGTTTGGCCACTTCCTGGTGAGCAGTCTTTCGACTTGGGTGTACTTGAGTACCTTCAAACGTAAGACCTCTCACCTTCACACAACCCCTATAACCTGGATGGGGCCATT encodes:
- the si:ch211-91p5.3 gene encoding uncharacterized protein si:ch211-91p5.3 isoform X2 is translated as MNNGNGKNTKVEDFDISAFLNLMAHCAYFKKFVKPGVLTEVTNVRNKVMHSADFQVERKDLDDYMARIKNLGLALEKQAPLFSKLAEEIEQLQNINLSFNMNEGGQDSTRSPEDVRNMERFLSLEQQILKEKLECLSQRYEEDRGTALTVEELQCVRVFLEGNKDLQESLQPQWEKLKEVQESVKILTNRVDTLERITHPHDPEFKTDILKYKNHLYEEARRRGWPEPVFTEKMEASGYRGCVKVRGLTFEGTQVHPSRKTAHQEVAKLALSQLPKDSANRSELANDTEEGEASSSQTDQPQSVSCTGPTFFGSVTVVLKTDITSGEGHSGETEAVESAYKKLALLLDLPKSDSFSKAAVLKHCDTRDVQPPEETVTFDSEGGGYLCTLQFTGPVTFYVSEGSSKKKQAQKQAAKVALQRLSGVLGDKEVVGENYVSALKELLEAQTPRLDMPVYDITDRKGGGMGEVTGKGLWSEVSLNPPESEVVPVSPMDTLVTTDLMDTTVSMNAVAVEGAVVPKNITVAMETQEEGASESDHRRAAPTILEERVVSSDGGGFFSSVAVRVQKDLVPQEASTPEGALQAAYCSLLQALALDPPHKAGGEKQSVLEFFRWVQSVPPIEDCVTTMDGKHRCTLGIVGNLTFHSQEPASKKQQAEQWAAREALKHLDGVLSGVVGQDTSGASQNYKGRLQELLVKHGGGSKPEYKTENKKISRGAAAGPVTGETPGSTQQADELSVSVAVDKETTAEDPGPPPPKRSAGGGAEAIRSCLGLLGLQPPCVVCEEVCLEQLFDWKVEVQLEHYIFRNQTCYSTKKDAIRGSYHSLGTAGEICQPGTDPSQSTGKVKQFFLQQKFQLPEEDVQEPEKGQFYCSLKDITCVFTYSGQGSSEVAARKSAYERALSQLVPLIGYNVPVASSSSAEEAEQRLKNVLNGAGHPSANSALKGTQYRSSAKLSFFGYSMECQHLGSKKANRAQLSQRLLGLLGEDQKGTSVRNVLDEWFLKRDLEKPVFEDNPSGSKVTFSTPLLCSYTDWQDSQEKAEKRLVDELRMLVKFLFD
- the si:ch211-91p5.3 gene encoding uncharacterized protein si:ch211-91p5.3 isoform X1 codes for the protein MESFKRFQDDGYKNWIKTTMGLNCLKTRLGDFLENETQTYHNELRNQVKTTKGRECIKNCGLRQKGNSKFKVLVLCKEVCEPWRDAILSYHKGGPVYWNNSKPYLWPTEKWEVAKAHMNNGNGKNTKVEDFDISAFLNLMAHCAYFKKFVKPGVLTEVTNVRNKVMHSADFQVERKDLDDYMARIKNLGLALEKQAPLFSKLAEEIEQLQNINLSFNMNEGGQDSTRSPEDVRNMERFLSLEQQILKEKLECLSQRYEEDRGTALTVEELQCVRVFLEGNKDLQESLQPQWEKLKEVQESVKILTNRVDTLERITHPHDPEFKTDILKYKNHLYEEARRRGWPEPVFTEKMEASGYRGCVKVRGLTFEGTQVHPSRKTAHQEVAKLALSQLPKDSANRSELANDTEEGEASSSQTDQPQSVSCTGPTFFGSVTVVLKTDITSGEGHSGETEAVESAYKKLALLLDLPKSDSFSKAAVLKHCDTRDVQPPEETVTFDSEGGGYLCTLQFTGPVTFYVSEGSSKKKQAQKQAAKVALQRLSGVLGDKEVVGENYVSALKELLEAQTPRLDMPVYDITDRKGGGMGEVTGKGLWSEVSLNPPESEVVPVSPMDTLVTTDLMDTTVSMNAVAVEGAVVPKNITVAMETQEEGASESDHRRAAPTILEERVVSSDGGGFFSSVAVRVQKDLVPQEASTPEGALQAAYCSLLQALALDPPHKAGGEKQSVLEFFRWVQSVPPIEDCVTTMDGKHRCTLGIVGNLTFHSQEPASKKQQAEQWAAREALKHLDGVLSGVVGQDTSGASQNYKGRLQELLVKHGGGSKPEYKTENKKISRGAAAGPVTGETPGSTQQADELSVSVAVDKETTAEDPGPPPPKRSAGGGAEAIRSCLGLLGLQPPCVVCEEVCLEQLFDWKVEVQLEHYIFRNQTCYSTKKDAIRGSYHSLGTAGEICQPGTDPSQSTGKVKQFFLQQKFQLPEEDVQEPEKGQFYCSLKDITCVFTYSGQGSSEVAARKSAYERALSQLVPLIGYNVPVASSSSAEEAEQRLKNVLNGAGHPSANSALKGTQYRSSAKLSFFGYSMECQHLGSKKANRAQLSQRLLGLLGEDQKGTSVRNVLDEWFLKRDLEKPVFEDNPSGSKVTFSTPLLCSYTDWQDSQEKAEKRLVDELRMLVKFLFD